In the Vanacampus margaritifer isolate UIUO_Vmar chromosome 9, RoL_Vmar_1.0, whole genome shotgun sequence genome, ACTTTTTCATTTGGTtggaaatgaaaacatgaaCGTGGTTGAACATGATTGACTGTGGAAAACGATAGCGAGCGATTTGCTGGCGTTTTGACGTCACTTTTGAAGACCGTTTggtaacattttttaacaagatGCCTGTTGTAAACCATGAAAGAAAAAACGCTAACgaaacattttgcaaatggcTACCCGCCCCTAGAgttaatgtgtgtgcgcgcatgcttttttttaataccaatGCCTTCTGGACGACGAATAATCGGTACCAGTATTGGtccggaaaaaaaacataccgatCAGTATCTCATTTGCACGCTTAggctattttgtttgtttgtctcggACCTCTTGACTGGATTTTGTGTTTGGAAATAATGAGGCGGCATCGAGCTACACATGCCGGGCTTGTCGGTCTTCACGAAATGTTAACGTCTGAGGAATGTTTGCTCGTTTGCGTCCCGCCCGAGGTCGTCACACTTTTGAACAGTTGAAGCGGTTCAATGAAGACGAGTCCGCCGGTCCGTCACCGACATCATCCGCCGGTCCGTCACCGACATCATCCGCCGGTCCGTCACCGACATCATCCGCCGGTCCGTCACCGACATCATCCGCCGGCCCCGCTCACCTGCATGTTCCTCTTGGTGATCCGCTGGCTCAGGTGGACCCGGCCCGTGCTGGGGTCCACGCCCTTGAGCGGCACCAGCGCCTCACCGATGACGTCGTCGCGGGCGAAGCGGTCGAAGCTGAGCACCAGGAAGTGCAGCGTGAGCTCGGGCAGCGAGCTGTAGGCCACGCCGTAGAAGGTGAAGGTCTCGTCGAAGAGCGGGTCCAGCGTCTTCCTCAGCACGCGGGTCTTGACGCGGTGCTTCTTCTCGGGCAGGACGGTCATCTTGACGTACGGGTCCGAGCTGCCCGACTGCTCGTCCATGGCGGGCAGGCCCCGGGCCCCCACCACCGTGACCACCAGGGCCTTCTTGGGGAAGTTGTAGTCCACGGCGAGGCTGACGGCGCCCAGGCCGGCTTCGGCTTCGGCTTCGGCTTCCGAGGAGGCGGGCGTGAAGGGCGACGCCGTCTTGCTGCTGCTCCGACTGCTGCCGGCTGAGCTGGCGTCCAGACAGCAGTAGTCGGCGCGCACGGGCAGCGCACGCTCCAGGCGGGCGGGGCCCGAGCCGGCGGGCGCCACCAGGTGGCTCATCTGAAGCTGGCCCGGGACGTCCAGGACGTTGTTCTCGGCGTCCACCAGCACCATGCCCCTGGCGCCCGCCGCACCGCCGCCGTCCCGCTCGGCCCGCCTGGCGTTGCGCACGATCCGCTTGCTGTCGCTGAGCGATTCCGGGTAAATGCTGATCCCCTTCAGCATGTGGATGAACTTGTAGGGCGGGTCCTCGGCGTCGCAGTAGCGGTCGCTGTGCAGCTTGTAGCGTCCCGACGCGCGCAGGTAGCGGCGCTGGCAGAAGGACCACAGCAAAAGCGCCGCAACCACCGCCGCCACCAGAACGCCCGCGCCCAGGAAGCCCGCCAGGACGGGAGACATGGCTGCaagacagacaggaagtgagaTGGGTCTTTGTGAGAAAGACGGTGAAAGGGGAGGGGGCAGGGGGGGGCTTAGGTTGTGAAGCTCTTTGTGCACTCCTTGTCCTAAAgtgacacatgcacacacacccgTCTGGATGCAGCCTATCAGAATCAAGCGCTTCCTTCATTCACAGTCACATGATGTCATGCTTTGCAAGCGCTGACAGAACCAGCTAGCTGcctagcaacacacacacacacacacacacacacacacacacacacacacacacacacacacacacacacacacacacacacacacacaaagtggatGTGTTGGGATTGACTCGTCCTCCGGTATAACGAAATAAATTATCCCTCATATCATATCAGGGGATTTGATGACTTTTTGGCCAATCAACTATTTGGCAATTAGGCCGTGGGGAATGGCTCAATCCTTCCAACACGACCAGAACAACTGATCGAGTGTGGTGAAAACAATGACGTCATACACGTATGGCCGCACTCGGACCACCGCTTACAGACATGACGTCACCGCGAGGCCCACTATAACATTTTAGCGGGATGATCGCATAAATAAGCGCCCCAAAACAAACTACTATAACCTAGGCTACATGTACATGAATAATGGGATTTTAACGGTAGACgccataataatattaaaaaaactaaaattaaaataaaagtcagcTGCTGTGACTTCGAGGCCACGTTTGAATATCGAGCCAAGAGCGAGACGCTGCCAAATGTCGAAAAGAAGCCCAAGGGAGGCGAAATGGCGGCCGACCGGCCGTCGACTGGGTGGTGCCCGCGGCAGGTGCAATGACAGCGCAACGCCAGTGATGGAGTTTTTCCTTCAATGCAAGCGTGAACGTGACAACGAAAACGAAGCCAGAAAGCTGCCGCCGATTCAACTCACCATAGGACGGTCGCAGCGCCGTCAtgtccgccattttgtggcaggGCGGGAAGCGTCAAGACGATGGAAGAAGAGGAGCAAGaagagaaagaaggaaggaaggaagaagggAAGGAAAGAGGACGCAGGTGGCGCAGCGCTGGTTTTCTTCACATTCGTCAGCAGCAACAACGTTAGGGCCGACGCTGCTCTGGCCCGCTCCGGTTCGGGCGTCGTCTCTCGTCGTGTCCTGTCGCCTGGAGTGCTGATGCTCGTAGGATGCAGCGAGTCTGCGCACTGAGGCCGCCGCCCGATCCTGATGCGCATGCGCACAAACGGCGTCACGTTCGCTCGCGCGGATCCCGGAAGGCAAACATGCGCGGATGAAGTGACAAAGgcaacaaacaaatgaagagacgaggaaagaaaaaagaaagaagagcaaATCAAGTTGAAATAATTCCTTGTTTCACTCCAAAGAGGGACACGACAGTAAATCCAAAATCACATATTTATTCATTCTTTCATTTGTATTCGCCTTAACAAGACACAAAAGTGAACAAGAcagaattcattttaaaaaatttaagcgAACTTAAAGACACAGGTTCCTTTTCTGAGACGGCTAGGAAAGATTCTTTATCCTTACGTAACAAATTGGATCCATTCATGATGCTGTCATCGAACCTTCCCTGAGGTTCCATTTTTGGGAAGGCTCATCGCTGTCCTCATGTCGTTTCCGCAGATAAACTCATGCAACGCGAAAGCTCCAAAACATCAACCATCAAAGCATTTCCATCTTTGTCTCCTCCTATGTGTACAAACATGAAATACAACAAAAAGGAACATGAATGGCTTGTAAACGTGCAAGTGCGCAACTACTCACAATGTGATTTTCATGTCCCTCATGATGTGCTGCTTATCTCGGGTCCCACCACCCGTTGTGTCTCATCATGGCtgccatttgtatttttccccatttcgTCCCACAATGTCCCTATTGTGCCTGTGCATGCATCTTGTCCCGTTTCTTTCACAGTGTCTTACATTATATCCCTTTCTTGTCAAATGTGTTGATGATTTTCTATGTCGGCAAGAGAGATCCAGAAAGTCAAACAAGACTGCCAGTTTGGCCTGAGCCACGTGAGCTCCTCAACTGACAGTTCAACGAGCTCGTTCGCCTGCCGCTTGAGTAGAAGAAGCCGTACAGGggcagggtttaaaaaaaaaaaaactttctggacctggatttgaagCCTCGGCTTCTCAATAAAAATGCACGTTTGGAACAAAAACGAGCAGCTCGAGCGTGCAAATGTGTCGTCGGTCGAGCATTAAACGGAGCTGAATAGAAATCCACTCTCGTGCTAATTAATGTCTGCATGTTgtcaacatttgtgttgttgcaTTACAAGAAGAAAATCATTCTTGGTCATGTTCATTTGCACAATCATGAGTCTGTGACTGCAATTCTTAAACGAGGTACAAATAATCGGCCTCCTTTTCTCAGACAGCGCGTGTCGCATCCACGCAATTGTCCGGTTCTGTCGTTGTGTTGGCGCCAGATCAGGCAAGAAacgccaagaagaagaagaaccaaACGAGTTGGCCTTCCTTTGCAAAGGTTGCGAACGTGCGAGTACTTCCAAATAAACGTGACAAAGATGGAGCAGATTCGCCCGTGTGGAAATGTGATTTCACTTTGAAATGGTCTTCAAGTATCAAAATAGTGTGTGACGTCATCGGTTAGGTTTCGCGTGTTGCGTCACGGGAAGAATCGGGAACTGAGTGGCAAAAAAACCCCATCCTGTTTTGCATGTAGTTGGATGGAGCCGcgggaaaagaaagaaatgatttCCAAAAGAAATCAACACTTCGTCATGAAAAACACAAGGTCGCCAAAATGACTTCATCAGCAACCAAAATGCTAAAGTGTCATCGTTGGCAAAATAACGACGACGAGGCTTTCAGTTGAGCTTTTGGTCCCTCTGGCCTCACTTtcaatttcttcttctcttttctttcGTACTCGTAAAAGAGGAAAAGAGGAAGAACAACTTCAACTTCGTCTCTCCGCTCGTCTTTATTGCGCGCTCATTTCCTTCTGCTCTTCTCGTCTCTTCACATCATGTACGCCGACATCGTGTCGGTCTTGCTGCTTCTGGCAGGTGAGCGAAGGACGGGAAACAACGGgatcgtgcgtgtgcgtgtgtgtgtgcgtgtgcgtgcgtgtgcgtgcgtgcgtgcgtgtcagcATGTTGCTCCAACACTTACAAGTTACAAGTGACAAAAGTGTGATGTGATGTCGTGCTGGTGGTGGGAGGAGACCGCCAGCAAGTAcgttattacaatttaaaacaaaaaaacgatttctatttctattgtaaacatgtttttccaaGAATAACTTTTGTTTGGCCCAATATGTCACTCAGTATAGGGACGATGTGCAAATGAGTTTTTCTCGGGGGTCCGTATACGGTGGATTTTTTACTCCGCCATGGAGGCCTTCCTTCCACCTTTgtgttcaaaataaatcaatatccCACAATCCCTTGCGCTCGGCCATCTTGGCAAGCTGAGTGTCAATATTTCATGAGTTCAAGCGACAAGCGGAAAACGCCACATGTGGATCCTTGTCAAGTTCAACAGCAAGACGCGATCGCAGACCCCAAAACGTCGATTTCTTTTCACAAATAACGCCACACCATATTTGGATTCATTTTTCAGCTTGGGCGGATGCGCGGGTGCGCTACTCACCGGCGAGGTGCGCGCTGAGCGGCTCCACCGTCACGCTGCTGTGCTCTTTCGAACCCATCATGCCGGTGGTCCGGGTGCGCTGGTGCGTCAATCATGAAATCTGTCAAAGGAGCACGCCGTCCGTGTACGACAGCAGGGCGCCGTCTGGCAACGGGCGCTTCTCGTACCTGGGGGACAAGCAGGGAAACTGCACGCTGCAGATCCGCAAAGTCCAGATAGAAGACAACACCACCTTCCGATTCCGGGTGGAAGCGGAGGACGTCAAAGGACATTTCACTGGGACAGAGGGCGTGGCCGTCAGCGTAGTCGGTAAGACCATCGAGTTGTTGCCGTACGCATCAAACGCACGTACTTTGACTCGCGAGTTTTTCAAGAGcttaacacacacattcaaatgtttgaTGGGACCTTCGGAGCCACATCAGCGGCGTTTCATCTCCATGGTAACCGTGGCCTCCTCTAGATGGCCAACCGATGGCAGTGCGGAGCTCCTCCCCCGGCAGCGTGAGGGAGGGCGCCACGGTGACCTTGAGCTGCAAGTCCCGCTGTTCCTTCCACAATCTGAACGTGCACTGGCACAAAGATGGCCGCGTCCTCAACCAATCTGGCCCCACCCTCCGACTGACGGCAGGACGGTCGGCCAACTACACCTGCGGTCTGGTCGGCCGTGCCCGCACCACGTCGCCGCCCTTCAGGCTGAACGTGGAACAACCGCACGCAGGTAAGTTACTATCTGATTTTTCACGTCATCTTTTTGTCTTCTTCAGTGATTTCCCACAAAGACACTCACTCAGTTGTGATCGTCGTCTTCTTCGATGGCTTCACGCATGAAAAACTTGCCGAGTCATCGACATGTCGATTTGCTTTGTGACTTtcaagacggccattttgctgtgACGCTCGCCGTCTCTTTGGGCCTCTTGACGGCGCTGCTGCTCGTCATTGCCGCCGTCTTTGTCCTTGTCCAACGGTGCGGCCCCGTGCTAGACGTTAGCATGTTAGCCCTTAGCATTAGCGCACTTAGCATGTGTTTGACATTCCGGCAGGAAGCGTCGGCAGGCCTCTCATAACGAAGGCAAACGCGCTGAAAAGGAGAACGAGGTACGGATGCCGGCATCCCATAATGCACCTGGAACAACTCTTTGCCTGATAcgttagcgtgtgtgtgtgtgtagaggtCTGAACAGCCTGAGCGAGGCGGTCCAGACGGACAGGAAATTGGTCAGGATGCAGACGAAATCAATTATGCCGCTGTACAGTTTCAATCTCGGGCCGCCAACAGGtatcacgcacgcacgcacgcacgcacgcacgcacgcacgcacgcgcagtTGCGTTGCTATTAAACTCTTGTGGTTGTCGTTTGAGGCCCGCGGAGACGAGCGAGGACGTGGTCTACTCATCCGTCGCACGTCGGTCCACGTGAACGCTCAGCAGACAGGAAGTGACGTCACACACGCCAGCAGAGGCGACATCGCACGCACACCCAAAGTCATGTCGCACTTGCCAAAGCTTCAATAAAGTTACAATGAAATCGTTTCCTGCTTCTCATGACATCACTTCCGGTTGCGTCCAGCCAACTTCCTCCTTGCGGTTTGTCCCAACAACAGTAACACTTGACTTCCTGTTAAGTTgatccaaacaggaagtggcagtCACAAGCTGGCAGGCCTTCTGGAAGATTCTATGAGAGGTGAGATGTGAACAGAAGGCCCAAAGCAGCATGAAAGACAACTAAATGCAGGACCAATGAGTCCAAAtggaaggaaaacatgacaacgATGAAGCATCAAGTTGTTTCCGACCGATGGCGCTTGTGGTCGGCAGAATTTGCAAGGACGGAACCTGACGACTTTGAAGAAAATCTCGAGTGTTGCGGCCTAAACAAAGCAGGTTCCGTGCGCTCACCTGTGGAATTCTTCAACGGTCCTCAACGATGGTCCTCCTCGCCGCTCGTCCAATGGCGAGACGTCACGCTGCCGATGGCGCCTCTCGGCGCCGCCTGGACGGACGCACGAGGACGCTGACTCAGCACTCCCCAGGGCTTAAAAGCGCCAGTGCGGCCGTCAGCGCCGAGACCACCACCATGGGGAGATTGCTGGCCGTCGCCTTGGCGCTGCTCGTCTGCCGCTCGCCCGCTGCACTCGCCGCCCGGCCTTCAGGTGAGACGGAAGCCGCTACAGATCCGTTGTTACTCGGCTGGCGTGTCTGCCGAAAAGCTTCTCGTCAGCGTCATGCAGCGGttccttgagatacgagtgccTTGACTTAAGAGTTCCATAGGATATGACTTGTCGCTTGACTTGAGCAACAATTTTGTCCTGACATCACAGATGGAGAAAGTGgaaaccctgccgcagtttggcgTTGTCGTTATGACCCGGTTTGCCTGCCGATTGAGCACAAGcagccaaactgtggcgggCTTTGCACTTTCTGGACCCGCTTTGCCATCTCGGCctgacaaaaaacaatttaagatCCAAAGTGTGCTTCAGGCgcccgccactagatggcgccagcACGCTTGACAACAAGCGGCCGGCATCAAGTGACATGGATTTCCTTTTCCTTGCAGCAGAAGGACAAAAACAGCTTCAAAAAAACAGTTTCCCAAAAGTGCTCGTGTAACGTTAGCAAAgtgagccacgattggtcgtCACGCGAGACCTCGGATGTCTTTTTCAGTCGCCagcaagtgaagaaaaaaaaacaaaaaacttctcACTGCTGCTGAAAACGAGGAAATTCATGCACTGAATTGTGAACTTTTTCTTTCAAAGCGAGCTGTCTGTGTTCCCGCCACATGCAACCCGTCGGTCTTTGAGGGTTTGAGATGTCCAAATGTTGCAGTTGCCGTGGAGACGAGCCATTTTTATGTGACTTTTGTTGTTTAGAATATCAGCTGGACTCGACGGTGACGGCGTGCGAGGCGGCGAGGGCCGCCGCCCGCCAACCCGACCGCCGGCCGCAATGCACTCACGACGGACGCTTCAGGTATTCGCCGGACGCTCGTGTGCCGCCCATTTGCGACTTCCTGCCGAAGCCAACCATTTTCTCACTTGACTTAACAACAAGACTTCAAGCTGTTTCTTGCCTCTCCCAGCTGAAGTTTACTCCACAAAGGGAATGACACGTTAGAGatttcaaaatgcaaaaaatgttgctttcagAACAGCCTGCTAGCTTCTTCATGCAAACATGAATGGTAAACGCCTCTGACATGCTAACGCTAGCATGGCAATTTGACGAGCCTTTAAGCGACAGCACTGGAGACAGATGTTTCATCCAGACGCATGTTTATGTATGCAAAGTGCGATGTAGATCCAGATTGCTTGAAGttacaaaaaatgacaaatcatAGAAACTTACTGAGTCGTAGTCGAGGGAGAATTCTATTGGTCCTCCATTTGGCTCTGCATGACTGCCCCCTTGTGGTCAAGGTGGGCAGCACAATCCGTTGGATTGCGTCATCAAATCATCAAACATAAAGAGTTGCACTGTTTATACTCACTTTAATGACCTTCTTACTCTCGTGCGCGCGCGTAGGCCTGTGCAGTGCAGTGGGCGGGGCCAGGAGTGTTGGTGCGTTGATTCCAAAGGACAGGAAGTGGCTGGAAGTCGAAGCAACGGATCCATTCCACAGTGTAAGACTGAAGGTCACATGACTGACGAGCCAGCCAATAAGAGCGCAGGCTGAACCTTGCACGTGTTTGTCCGCTTGGCATCAGGTGCGTCGCCGTGCCAACTTCAGTCGTCCCTGCGATGTTCGCCGTCGGGTCACTTCCTGCCGGTGCAGTGTGATTCCAGCGGGGGGCAGTGTTGGTGCGTGGACCAGGACGGCATGGAGCTGTATGGGACACGGCAGCCGGGCACGCCGCGCACGCCGCGCACATGTACGTGCACAAAGGCACTCGCGCGCGCACACATTGCCATACAGACGCTCCCACCTTTGACCGTCGGCAGGTCCCGGCAGCTGCTCGGCGCTCTCTCGCCATCTCCTTCACGGCGCCGTCTCGTCTTCGTGGTCTTCGCCGCCGCAGTGTTCCGAGGACGGCGACTTCCTTCCCGTCCAGTGTCGCCTCGTCAACACGACGGACAGGCGAGAGCTGGACCTGCTGCACGCCTTCAACACGTAACGCGCACACGCCAGGCGCACGCTTGTCATGACACGTAAACGTCCAACATGCAAATCACACGCGCGTTGTCTTCTGTTTTTTCGGCAGATTCCCAGAAGCCTTTTCCACATTCCGATCTTTCCGGGAGGTCTTCCCGCTGGTTTCCGCCTA is a window encoding:
- the LOC144057902 gene encoding synaptotagmin-11-like, which encodes MADMTALRPSYAMSPVLAGFLGAGVLVAAVVAALLLWSFCQRRYLRASGRYKLHSDRYCDAEDPPYKFIHMLKGISIYPESLSDSKRIVRNARRAERDGGGAAGARGMVLVDAENNVLDVPGQLQMSHLVAPAGSGPARLERALPVRADYCCLDASSAGSSRSSSKTASPFTPASSEAEAEAEAGLGAVSLAVDYNFPKKALVVTVVGARGLPAMDEQSGSSDPYVKMTVLPEKKHRVKTRVLRKTLDPLFDETFTFYGVAYSSLPELTLHFLVLSFDRFARDDVIGEALVPLKGVDPSTGRVHLSQRITKRNMQCESRGELLASLSYQPVSHRLSVVVLKARHLPKMDIAGLSANPYVKVNVFYGRKRIAKKKTHVKKCTLNPVFNESFIYDIPPELLPDISVEFLVVDFDRTAKNEVLGRLLLGLHAAPPSAAAHWHEVCENPRRQISKWHTLSEY
- the LOC144057905 gene encoding uncharacterized protein LOC144057905 — encoded protein: MYADIVSVLLLLAAWADARVRYSPARCALSGSTVTLLCSFEPIMPVVRVRWCVNHEICQRSTPSVYDSRAPSGNGRFSYLGDKQGNCTLQIRKVQIEDNTTFRFRVEAEDVKGHFTGTEGVAVSVVDGQPMAVRSSSPGSVREGATVTLSCKSRCSFHNLNVHWHKDGRVLNQSGPTLRLTAGRSANYTCGLVGRARTTSPPFRLNVEQPHADGHFAVTLAVSLGLLTALLLVIAAVFVLVQRKRRQASHNEGKRAEKENERSEQPERGGPDGQEIGQDADEINYAAVQFQSRAANRPAETSEDVVYSSVARRST